GAATAGGGTTCAAAGCCACCCTGACAATCAGCAAAAATCCAAGATGAATCGACCCTCAGAACACGATTAACAAAACGACTTATTAAACTAGGCAAAGTTAATCCAACCTCCCAGGCAACGAATGGGATTGCCATACTTTAAGAAGTTATAAAGAATTGGACAAGCGGGAGACACCAACAGATTTGAAAATTCTATTTTATAATGTGAAAAACATTCagctttcttattctttttccCTTCCCACATGACAAGTTTCTTGGCTAAAATTCCTTAACTATGGAAGAGGCTATTCAACATGAGCAGTCTGATGGAAGACGATGTATCATTGGCTAAGATGAGAAAAGAACAGCTACAACACACTAATACCAGGGATGTGGAGAAGAATGAGGTCATTTTATGATCTTGTTATTCCAGTTTTACTGAAAAATACTACTCACGGAGCAGTCATCATGAACACGCCATATGGTCTCGCCCAGGAGGTTTGCCACCGACAAAACTGTCAGCTGGGGGAAATAGTTCTGCTCTGACACTGGAATGGTATTTGTGATGATCACTTCCTGAAACAGACCGCTTGACAATCTCTCAATAGCAGGAGGACTGCAaaccaaaagaagaaaagaaaaaaaaaagattgtagTAAGatcttaagaaaatatcaaatggACACATCTCTACGGTGCAAAATCTAAAATGTTCAAGAGAACAATGTTAGTGGTTTTTCCCTTATTAATGGGGGATAAGTTTACATTTTTAATAATAGATCATAACTACCTCATTTACGAGTACCAAATTATTCTCATTAGCTTGTAAGCAAGAAACTTGTCTAGCAGAGACATCTCAACAATGGAGCAATGTGTGTATCAGCCACCAACACCTGTTTGACACTCCTCAGACTCATCCAACACTCCATGTCTACAATTTGAAGACATATTCAAGTTTGGACACTTCAAGAATACTCCTTTGGATATATTTTCAATTTCAGACATTCTTTGGATGGTTGCAATAATTCTTCAATGTGTATTAGACACAATAATGACATTGTATTATGACTTATTTGAAAGGTTATAATGGTAAAGAAACAAACAACAAAAATAGATGGCTTGTTTCAAACTATAATAAATTTGGCTACATTTAAGGGTTGATATATTGAGAATTTCTATGACAGGAAAATTGGAGAGAAAGAAGCATAATAGCATATCATTTTATATATAGATTTCTTTTAGATTAAAGATAAATAGTGTTATAtgaatataatacaatatattcAGCTTAAACTTATAAAGACCATTGGTTTGGCCACAATgcaatcttctttattcatctaCCATGATATTGAACCACCATGATTGAGAAGATCTCCAgcgattagtacaaatcaaagagaaatcttttaatttgagaCTATGGGGCAAGGGTAGGAAGTTTGGTGGTTTTGATCAAGAAGAATGTGACAAGAAAATCAATGGGCGAGGACAAGAGTGTTGGCAGTACAATGGATCTTGAGTTTGACCTCAGTGAGGTCTTGTTGCAGGTTTTTTCTGAGAAAGAAATTTGGTCGATTTTATTGTGTTGTGGTGATTAGGCTAACCTCGATTGGTAGACTACTTAGAGTTGGGAGTTCAATCTTATGCAAAAGAGTCATTTTTTGTTCCGAAAGGGTTGAAAAGAGGTAGTTGGAGAAATTACGTGGAAGGGTTGAACTTAAAGAGGGTTGATATCAAAAAGGTGAAAGGGGTAAAAGTAAGTGAAGTGAGGTCATTAAGGGAGGATTTGCTATGGAGTTATTTGTTCATGGATGTGGTGCGCAAGTGGAAGTAAAGAAAGTTTTTCTAGGGAAAGCAGCTCCGCAGCTGCAGCACAGTGAAATTGAAGAGAAAAGGTGGCTGCGGTGATGATTGGTAAGATGCAGATCTAGGGTTTCCTGCAAGTGACCCACTGTCAAAGAAGTGACAATGTCTGGGCCAGAGAGTAGTGGGCCCTTCTAATCCAAGTACGCTAGTCTAGATTTAAACGGTAATAGATCTAATCAGGCTGTTGGCTGAAGGATGCTGGGCTTCAGATTAGTGGGTCTATAAAATGGAAATGCATCCTGGGCcaaggggtgtacaaaaattaccgaaaaataGAAAACTGGACCGAAATCACAAACAGTTCGGTTTTTCGGTATTCGGTATTCGATTTCGATcttagaaaatgtaaatttttggttttggtttctaAAATATAACTGAACcgaaaaactgaaaaaaaaaaatgatttaaatttaaattatatatataaattaatataattacttaATTAGTATGTTAATACATGATTGGTCCATTTAATAGTTAGAAATCAAAATGCCCAATAGATTCTCAACACCCCTTGTGAAAAGCAATTgttgaatatttagaaaatcgGTTAAAAACTGGAAAACCAGTAACCAAATCGCCGAATGTTCGGTTCTCCAGGGGATAATAAATTCAGTTCGATTTCAATTTAGGTTTGAGAATACTAAAAACCGCAAGGGTCGGTTCAGTTCGGTTTTCGGTATGGCCCATAACCGAACCATAATAAACCGATTACAACCCTACTGGGCCTGCTGGGAGAGGGAAGGGCTTGTTTTACAAGTCATAATAGACATGGTCCAGTTGGTGAAACTATTGCTGCTTTTTTGCTAAGGGGCACAGATAAAGCAGTTGGAGGGGGCTGTGGGTTTGGATCTGAAGTACAAAAAAGGCAACACTGACAATTGGAGAGTCCCAGGTACAACCAGAGAGGTTTTCTCTTATAGGGCAAGGATAAGGGGTAGAGGATGGAAGGCATTTCGTGCTTGGACAATTATGGATGTTATCAAATGGAGAGGAAAGATTGTGATTTGTCTAGTTCTTCAAGAAGTTCCTTTGGAAAATCAGAATGATGGAACATTAGGAGCAGGGGCAAAGCAAACTGTCAAGGACTCAATGCTTATAGATCAAGTACATATAATGATAATAGTGCTTGTATTATGGAGTTgtccaataatttttttaataacatGGTTAATAATGCAGAAACTGGCAGTATTAGGAGCTTGGTTAAAAATCAGGAGGATCAGAGTTGTATTAAAAAGTTGGATATTCAAGAGACTCTTGGTTATAATGGTGGGAATAAGGTTGTTAATGGTGGAGAAAAGCTTGATCCGGATGGGTCTATAAAAAATTATTCTCCTTAGGTAGTGATAAAGGTAGGAGTTATAGTGAACTCTGTGTCATAATTGAAGTAATTCGAAGGGTTGTGTTGTTGAAACTCCAAAGATGTTGATGCTGAAATCAGGTGAGAAGGAGGGAACATTTGGATAGGGGTGATGAGTCTGACAATGGAGGGGGTCTTGACAGCAACTTTGCAAGCAACAATGACTTATTACTGGATGAATTTTATAAGCATTATAGGTATGTTTCAAGTGAAGGGCTCAGAGGCGTTAATCTCTTAAGATGATGGTAAGAATATAGGGCAGGAGGCAATGGGGCAAGTTGGTAATGGAACTTTGCCTACCCCTATTTTTCCTGGGATAGGTTAATggaaagaatattgaagctcaacaATTGTTCGACAAGATGGGTTTATGGTTGACTGTTCCTGAAGGAAAAGAAGTTTGTTTGGATTATGGTAAAAGCAAGGGGAGAAAGGGTAAGAGAGTCAGCAAATTTAAAGTCTTATAGCAATTACACTGGGAAGGGTTTAAGAATGGACTTACTTAGTTTGTGTTAGGTTATTTCCATTTgcctcttgttttttttttaatttttttttattttacttcttATTTCTTGAGGATTTCTGGTCTAGCTTgcatttccttttcttcttagtatatttctcataaaaataataatatgtatAATTGCATATTTATTAATTGTCATGACATAGATTCTCTGAATTTGCCATGCCTTCTGTTCTTTGCGGCGTGTTCTTGTCATGTCTGTCTCAAATGTCCACGGCCATGCTTCATAGCAACGAAGATGAATGGTCTAACAGAGGCTATCCCAAGGAGTGTGTAGGAAAGTTTGGCCAGTCAACAATGCAACTTGAACATCGAAACTGTGGTTCATTTTCTGAATCCTTTCATCACGTTTTCAAGATTGTCCTAAGAAAGCCAATAACCAGATATGCTTATTATAACCCAATGGGATATTTTCAAATAGAAAAACCACAGCTCATTCTTCTGCCAATAACTAGATGTACCCACTATAATCCAATGGGAAGGGGAAGTTTGCTAACACAAACAAAATTAGTAGTTCAGACGGACTGGTTTTTCACTTGAATGCTTAGACATTGCTTTCATATGTGTTTTATTGACTGAAACTCATCCTGGCCATAACCAACctaaaatacaaggaaaaaaacaaagaagaaaaaaagaacaaTGGATCATAACCACAAAAGCTGCAGGCTGTTTCTAAACACATCAATTTCCTtaatgcccaaaaaaaaaaaaccctgagATTAGAAGTAATTAAAAATCATCCAAATATGTTTTATTCTTGAACTGTAAATCAAAAATTGGTATACTTGCTACAACATCCAACTAGACGTTTAAATGCTTAGAGACTGCATAGATACTTCATTATTTTCACTCACAAAACATAGAAGAATAACTCAAATAGATACAAGGCTAAATTCCAAACTACTTGAAGACAGAAACAAATTTtatctaatttatttatttattttttattagttaTAAACTCaacacacaagcatttaaaagcATATGGAGAAAGAACTAACAGACTAATTCAGGttctcaaatatttttactaaaaaCTTCAGTTTCTACTGACAATTCTCAGAATGCCATAGTATATGAATAGAAGTCAATGACTACAAAGAAGCCAAGTACCTAAAAACAGCATGTGTACTGCATGCGTAGACTTCCCTTGCCCCTTCTTGATGTAATAGAGCTGCTCCTTTGGTGATAGTCCCTAGAACCCGCCAGCCAATCAGCAATATCCATCAACAAGAACAACCAACAAGGATTCAGCTGTTAATACTGTCTTAAAGAAGAGGAACCACTTGAGACATAAGCCACCAAGTAGGATACAAATTAATATCACCAATGAATTTGCAGCTAATTAATTTCATAGGATAGAAGACTAGAATTCCACAAACTTAACATTTTATGAAACAACACAACTACAAAATTGGGAAGAATTCTTAAGCCAAAAAAGACTGGTtcaataaaaattaactaaaatttcaGGTCAGCATAAAAGACTTCACATTAAATAACAAACTAACCAGACACTAACAAACCAACCAGACACTAACAACAGAACTTGACATTGTCCCATAGTAAAATGCCCCAGCCTACAGGTACAAGGGTAAATTAGGGACAATCTGCATGGGCCTCCCCTCTCCCAATTCCACTGGCCTCCGTTGTCAATAACCTTTAACAAGGTGTtcgttaaatttttttttttaagacacTTGTTCTTGCGGCCTCTATACATATCTGACAAGTTATCCATAAGGCCACAACTCAAACAACCTTGGATGCATCCCTCTCCATCAACTTCTTGTCAAACCCAATTCCTCGTAAGGTTCCTTGAACTTTGATCATTCTATTCCCAATTGAACATCCTCATTCAAAAGCTTTATTGACCGTGGGGAAAGTCAAGTTAGGGGAGGATCCCAGGAGAAAGTTTTGAACTTGCCATGGCAGTGAGGGTAGAGATGAGTAGTTGAGGAGGTGGAGATGCCAACACTTAGAACCAATATGAGCATCTACTGACGACAATGTTGGACAATGCCATCTGGTGGCAGTGCCCATGGTGTAGACAGTGTCAACCTCATCAGTGTTGTAAAGGTGAAGCCCAATAGTGTATTCTCCATCTATATCAATTATGCAGTCCAATGGAGTGTACAGGTTGCATATAATCAAAACAATGCTATGCCCTATTTGTACAACATCTGAGTGACAAATTTCACACCCATAGCCATGGACCTTCAAATCGTCACCAATTCGTAGCCAAACCATACCAATCAGAGACAAAAAACCCCAACATTAGCAGAATATTCAGTCATACAGTAATTCCAGGAAGAATGAGCAGCCTCTTGTAATTCAACAGAGGATGCCTTTTGGTTTGGTATGGAGAAGGTCAATAGTAACAAGATCGCTCAATGGTAATGGGATCAGCTCAAGCTGGAGGCTAATTCATCATAATCTTATCCACTAATGGCATGCTCTAATGGTTGCTCAGTTTGAACATCTAAGGTGAATAGATGGAGATAGTTTTCTCGGATTAATTATGGGAAGCACAGGAGAGGGAGGTGGGTGAGTGGGTGTTGAATAGGATCGGTAAAAGGCAAGGCGAGTGTAAATTTCCTACAAATAATGCAGAAGCTGAGATCAAGTAGAAAGTGTAGCTGAGTTGAGGTTGACAATGGAGATAAGAAGATGAGCAACTGAGAGGTGGGAACTGAAGAGAGGAAAAGAGagcattaaaaaataaatattattaaaaactAACGAGAGTAGACAAAAACTTGTATTGAGGTAGTAAGAAAAGATTTGACATCGCAACACTTTCTGAGAATATTGTCCTAGATTGGGCACAATGatacattgaaagataaattaagggatgaacatattcatgataagttaggtgtaactcctatagaagataagataagcgaaggacgactcagatgatatggacacttgcaacgtaggccacatagtgcatatgtgaggaagagtgacttagttactgtggggggcagtagaaggagtAGAGGTAGACCTacaataacttggaaggagatagtgagtaaggatttaatatccttgaaccTATCAAAAGAAAcgatccatgatcgcataaattgacagaaaatgattcatatagccgaccccacttagtgggactaaggcttgatattttttttttgttgtttattGGGCACAATGGTAGAAAAGGAATCATATAACCAACTCCACTAAGTGGAACTTTACACAGCCATTAGGCTACGAGCACATTTCGGCATTGTGACTTTAATGCTACAAGCAACATTGGTAAAGAAGATAAGTGATTGTTTTCATATTGATGCAGAACGGTAACACACTAGAATCCAATGCAGAAAAAACTTACCAGCTGTGTCAATCATGTCATCAACCATAACTGCAACTTTCCCCTTAACATCACCAATCAGATTCATCACCTGCATGATGACAGACAACATATATTTAAAAGCGAGATAGAGAAATTCCAACATGGAAGAGGAAAAATGGCCTTTTCTTTTGTGCCAGGAGAGGGGGGCTCACACTACCGTGAAACCTCATAGTTTAGTTTAAATATTTCCAAACTGATGTTTAGTTATGCTAATTCAACTTGTACTGCATGCTGCATACACACCTGATATGCCAAAAGAAAATTTGGCATTTTATAATATTGTTACAAGACCTGTCACGATTCAATAACATTATACTTATGACTTAACCATGGATTTGGTAGGGATTTATATCATTGATATTTCATACCAACTGTACTCAATATTTTGATTGACTGCTGACACAATTTCCCTAAATTGATGTGAACATCATATTTGGCCCACAGGAGGAAATGAAGATAAATTGTTCATTTTCCTTCATATGTAAGAAACAAAGATTGATGGGAAAAGAGAGGAAAGGATAACATAAAAAGGTTTTACAGGCCTCTTACTTATGTCAGAGCAAACTGTTTACGAAGCCCATTGTTTacaggatgagagagagagagagagagagagagagagaagcaaaaGAAATAGAAAGGGAGTGAGGCCGGGAgagaagaaagaggaagagggGTCAGGGATGGATACAATTTGGTACAAAAAATTGTTTTGTTGGAGTTTATCTCTCCGAATTTACTCTGATGTTTATGCACTTTCCTCTCAAATCTTGTCCTGAACCACAGGTAGGATCACTGACACAAAAAAACTTTTTCCTTTCGGATAAGTAAGACAGCATTTTTAAAAAGACTACAAAAGGAGGGAACCACCCAAGTATTCTAGGCacaaaatgcttctaaaaattaataaaaaaaacccAGCTCAGGATAAGAAGAATATCTCCATGACCAAACCCACTAATAAATCCAAACAATGTCATGCAATTGTGCATCCAACAACAATAGCCTCCTGGGATTTTTGTCCACTCAGATCATAAATGTACCTAAAATGTATCTTTGAATTCCAAAAACACCATACAAAACAAATTAGTATCACAGAATTCCACAAAAACCCAGCAGGAACTGCATTTAGCCATGTtgaaatattacaaaaaaaaaatgcaaggaaTCCTAGTAGTAGAACCAAGCATAATGACCATCAggctcattttagccaattttaccTCTGCAACATTGTGTCCATGGCGCCTTTTATCCACAATAGCCAGTGGTGCATCAGATAATTTTTTAGCAAAAGCACGAGCTCTAGCAACTCCACCAACATCAGGTGAGACCACAACCAAATCATCTGAACAGATAGTCTTGCTGGCCAGATAATCAAGTATAACAGGCTAGACATGtacaacaaacaaacaaaaataatcAACATCAAActatattcaaataatttttattttattgaaaatgagAGATAAAATTAAGAATATTCAAATAAAGTTTTTCATTCTGCCATTTTTTCTAACACAAGGAAGTCCATCCAAGTCAGACACCTCAACCACATTGCACACCGCAGATAACATTCAAACAAGAAGGAATATCAATATTTTGGGCTAATTACCTGACCATACACATGGTCCACTGGAATGTCAAAATAACCCATGGACTGCCCTGAATGTAGATCACAAGCGAGAACACGGTTTGCACCTGCTTCTGTGATTAGATTTGCTACCAGTTTAGCTGCAATGGACTCACGCCCTTGAGTCTGAAAGAAAAATAGATGGAGGAAATGAATAAAACTATTAACAGATTGGACAAATAACTATCCTAACCTCCCAAGTTTGACGATGAGAATTGATTTTTCTACTTGCTCGGTGTAATACCAAACTTTCTATAAAATTCTTATGGATGCATGCCTCTGACTTTATGCTAACTTATTATTTTTTGCAATTTTATAAGCTTGAAAGCCAGTATTATCAACATGATACTAGCTAGAATTTAGTCTTAATTTTCATTGTTTTAAGTAGAATCTGGGGAATAAAAAATGTGTGCGAAAATAGGCAACAAACAGGCAAAGAGTTCTAGTAGTGTGAGAAGGAAACCTATATAGTTCATCACAATTATTAGACCTTGCTGTCAAAAAGCCACAAAACCATAGGAAGAAGTTGATAGGTCTGTAAAAGATGCAAGCTACATTAAATGGTAAATCATTAGAACAATTTTATCTAAAGCATCAGGGGAAGCCCCACTATATGGCATCATTCATTGCTTGAATTAAACTTAGTCACCTCAACTTGAACTTTCAGGGATAAACTTCAAAATATGATACACAATCATAGGTTTACTGGTGATGAGTTCATCGAACTTCATTTATAAAGTAGACTTACCTTTCTATCAGCCCTGGCGTAGCCAAAATATGGAATCACTGCAGTAATATTTTTTGCTGATGCCCTCCGGCAAGCATCTATCATTATCAAAAGCTCCATAAGATTCTCATTTGCAGGAGGACATGTAGGCTGCACAAGATACA
This region of Malania oleifera isolate guangnan ecotype guangnan chromosome 10, ASM2987363v1, whole genome shotgun sequence genomic DNA includes:
- the LOC131166134 gene encoding ribose-phosphate pyrophosphokinase 1 — encoded protein: MASLLYSSTPSSSSSSSSLKALSFGFPPPCRGFAINGSPRRIPARHAVRCNLVEPLKVENGKPSIPVVSESTIPSFLTSKHMESTVNDTRLRIFSGTANPALSQEIACYMGLELGRIKIKRFADGEIYVQLQESVRGCDVYLVQPTCPPANENLMELLIMIDACRRASAKNITAVIPYFGYARADRKTQGRESIAAKLVANLITEAGANRVLACDLHSGQSMGYFDIPVDHVYGQPVILDYLASKTICSDDLVVVSPDVGGVARARAFAKKLSDAPLAIVDKRRHGHNVAEVMNLIGDVKGKVAVMVDDMIDTAGTITKGAALLHQEGAREVYACSTHAVFSPPAIERLSSGLFQEVIITNTIPVSEQNYFPQLTVLSVANLLGETIWRVHDDCSGGFEPYSSLGID